The Zhihengliuella sp. ISTPL4 genomic interval TGAGATCGTCGGCCTCTTGCAGTCGTCCCACCGCCGCGGGGCCGCGGTGGCCGGACTGTGCCTCGGTGCGATTCCTGTTGCGGATGCCGGACTGCTCGCCGGTCGTGCGGCCGTGACGCATTGGCAGGGGTTCGATCTGTTGGCCTCGCGGCACTCGGATATCCGGGTCGATCAGACCGTTCTGTACATCGATCACGGCGATGTCCTCACGTCTGCCGGCACTGCATCGGCGCTCGACGCATGCCTCCACGTGGTTCGCTCGAGACTAGGCTCGGCGGCCGCCAATCAGGTCGCGCGTCACCTCGTCATCGCGCCGCACCGTGACGGCGGCCAGGCTCAGTACATCGAACGCCCTCTGTCCCGGCCCGACCATGAACCGATCGCCGCTGTCCTCGACTGGGCGCTGCGGAACCTGAACGAGGATCTCTCGGTCGAGCGCTTGGCCACGCAAGCTCACATGAGCCGGCGATCGTTCGTCCGTGCCTTCCGGGTCTCGACCGGAGCGACCCCCGCAGCATGGGTGCGCTTGCGACGCCTGGACGAGGCGCGCCGGCTCCTCGAAGTCACGGACTTCTCCGTGGACCAGATCGCCAGCGAATGCGGGTTCGGCAGCCCCACCACCTTCCGCCAGCGCTTCGTCGACGCATACCGCGTCTCTCCGTCGCAGTACCGCCGACGCTTCGGGGACCCGGCCGATTCGCCGGGTCGATGAGCGCGGCGGCTTGAGGCGACGAGGCACGCCGACTCCGCGCCGTTCCACCGTCAGTGGTCGCTGCCGAGGTTGCCGGTGAGCCGGCCGTGGAACGCGGCGGCGGTGTCGTTGAGGCCTTCGATCGTCACGGTCTTGCCGTGGTGCTCGTACTTCGTGACGATCGCGTCGAGCGCGGCGACGGTCGAGGCGTCCCACACGTGCGAGCGGCTCATGTCGATGACGATGGTGTCGGGATCGTCGGCGTACTCGAACTGGGTGGTCAGGTCGTTGCTCGAGGCGAAGAACAGTTCTCCGTCGACGGCGTAGTGCGCGGCGGCGTCGTCGACGGTGCGAGTGACGCTGACGAAGTGCGCGACCCGCCGGGTGAACATGACCATCGCGGCGATCACGCCGAGCACGACGCCGATCGCGAGGTTGTGGGTCCACACGGTCGCGACGACGGTGATGAGCATGACGGCGGTTTCGCTCTTCGGCATCCGGCGCAGGGTCGAGGGGTGGATGCTGTGCCAGTCGAACGTGGCGACCGACACGAGGATCATCACCGCGACCAGTGCGGCCATCGGGATGATCGCGACGACGTCGCCGAGCACCAGCACGAGGATCAGCAGGAAGACGCCGGCGAGGAAGGTCGAGATGCGCGTCCGAGCCCCCGATGCCTTCACGTTGATCATGGTCTGGCCGATCATGGCGCAGCCGCCCATGCCGCCGAAGGCGCCGGAGAGGATGTTCGCGGCGCCCTGACCCCACGCTTCGCGGGTCTTCCGCGAGTGCGTATCGGTGATGTCGTCGACGAGCTTGGCGGTCATGAGCGACTCGAGCAGGCCGACGACGGCCATAGCGAGGGCGTAGGGCGCGATGATCTGCAGCGTCTCGACGGTCAGGGGCACGTTCGGGATGAAGAGCTCGGGCAGGCTGCGGGGCAGTTCGCCCTGATCGCCCACATTCGGCACTTTCCAGCCGAACACGGCGACCGCGGCGGTCAGCAGGATGATGGCCACCAGCGGCGCCGGGATGACCTTCGTGAACCGGGGCATCACGAACACGATGACGAGACCGACGGCCACGAGCGGGTACACCAGCCACGGGATGCTGTCACCGAAGAGTTGCGGGAGCTGCGAGGTGAAGATGAGGATCGCCAGCGCGTTGACGAAGCCGACCATGACGGACCGGGGGATGAAGCGCATGAGCTTCGCGACGCCGAGGACGGCGAGGACGACCTGGATGAGCCCGCCCAGCAGCACGGTCGCGATGAAGTAGTCCATGCCGTACTCGCGCGCCACCGGGGCGATGACGAGGGCGATCGCACCGGTGGCGGCGGTGATCATTGCGGGCCGTCCGCCGAGGAACGCGATCGCGACCGCCATGATGAACGACGAGAACAGGCCTACGCGCGGGTCGACGCCGGCGATGATCGAGAACGCGATCGCCTCGGGGATCAGCGCGATCGCGACCACGAGGCCGGCAAGCACTTCGCGGGTGAGCAGGCGAGGATTGCGCAGCGCCTGCAGGACCGTGGGTTCGATGCGGTATCGCGATGCGGCATCGCGACGCGGGGTGACGGTGGTCATGGGCCCTCCGGAGTCGGGCTCTCTCGTGAGAGCGGGGAGATGTTCGTGAGCGCGACGCTGCGCAGGCGTCGGTCAGTCCGACGCGAGAAGATGAGGGGATGTCGGACGCGAGAGCCGCGCCCGATCTGACTCTAACGTAACGTGAGTGTTGCGACGAAATCCAGCGGGAGGCGGCTAGTGAACGACGAGAGAACCATGCGCATCGGTGAGGTGACCGACCGCACCTCGTTGTCGTTCCGCACGCTCCGCCACTGGGACGACGTCGGCTTGGTGCAGCCGTCGGCCCGTACTGACGGCGGCTTCCGCCTCTACACCGAGAAGGACGTCGAGCGAATCCTGCTCATCCGACGGATGAAGCCTCTGGGGTACACGCTCGACGAGATGCGCGAGCTTCTCGACGTCGTCGACGCGCTGACCGCCGCTCCCGGTGACCACGCGCTGCGCGCCCGCCTCGGTGACATCCGCGAAGGCGCGCAGCTGCGGCGCCAGAAGCTCACGGAACAGCTGAACATGGCCGACGACTTCATGCAGCAACTCGATCGGCTCTGACCCACCCCGGACGAGTTCAGATCCCCCGGTCGCCGCCATGGAAACCCCCTCTTCGCAAGGGGGTTTTCCCGTATCCGAGGATCACTAGGCTGTTCCGATGAGTGGAGTCTCTAGGAATGACGGGGCGGTCGTGGCCACCGTCGGGGGTGCGGACACGAACGGAATCGGGCAGCTTCGCCGGTCGGAGATCGCAGCGGCAGTTGCTCTGTGGGATGCGTGCGGGCTCACCCGCCCGTGGAATGATCCGATCCAGGATGCAGAGCGCGCGCTGGCGGGACCGACGTCGACGATCCTTGTCGCACGATCCGAGGCCGGCGCCGTCGTGGCGACGGTGATGGTCGGCGTCGATGGACATCGAGGCTGGGTGTACTACCTCGCCGTGTCCCCGGACTTCCAGCGCCAGGGGTGGGGGCGCAAGCTGATGAACGCCGCGGAAGCGTGGCTGCGGGAGCAGGGTGCTCCCAAGGTGCAGCTCATGGTCCGTTCGAGCAACGCAGCGGTCGTCGGCTTCTATGCCGCGTTGGGCTACTCGGATCAGGAAACCGTCGTCCTGGGCAGATTCCTCGACCCGGAACGGGAGCGGATGAAACAGGAACTCTCCGGTCCTTCCTGACGGCGGACCGTCCGGCCTCCCTGAGCGTATCTCGCTGGAACGCGTCGGCGGAAGCCGTCAGCGTGCGCTCAGTGCGAAGGCCAGGACCGTTCCGAGAACGGTGCCAGCGAGCATCGCGGCAGCCGCCCAGCCGACGACGCGACCTCGGTCGACCTCGCGCTTCGTCGCGTACACGCCCGCGCCGAGGCCACCCGCCACCGCTGCTGTCATCGCCACGCCGGCGACGAGCGCCTGGACGCCGTAGTCGGGCGCCGGCGGAGGAGGGTCGACGAGCGGGATCGCGAAGCGGTACGTCATGACGACGCCGAGGACGACGAGCGAGACCGCGATCATCGCCGCGATCAGAACCCACGCTGTCGACGTGCGCATCCGTTCATCGTGTCCGCTTCATCCGTGCGCTCTCGAACTCAGAGGCTCGCGGTTCGCGCGGCTTCCTTCTCCGCGACGATCCTCCGGAGGCCCGAGCTGGAGAACCGGTGGTCCCGACTGTTGAAGTACAGGTCGATCCCGCTCGTCTCGCAGTAGGCGCGGCCGGTGAAGTCCCGATCACGGTATTCGTCGCCGACGATACGCACGTCGAGCTTGAAGGACCGAAGGATGTCCTCGAGGTCCTGCTCCGTCGAATACGGCACGATCTCATCGACGTACTGACAGCCGCGAAGCTGGATGTAGCGCTCCACGACCGTCTGGGTCGGCGCGTTCTTCTCCGGGCGGTCGAGGGTCGGATCCATCTGCAGACCGACGATGAGGTAATCGCACTGCCGCTTCGCCTCCGCGAGCATCATGATGTGCCCGGCGTGCAGCAGGTCGAACGTGGAGAACGTGATCCCCACTCGTGGTCCCGGGTTGTAGTCGCGTCGTTGCACCGTGGACTCGTCAGACAATGTGCCCCCTCAGTTCTCCCGTACTCTACCGGCCCACGCTCGCGCGTCGATTCCGGTCACGAAGCTGGACGCGTCAGCCGCCGTCGCCGAGTACCGGAACACCCCAGATCCGCGCCGCGTCGGAGAGCAAACGGTCCACGCCGTCCGGCGACTCCCGGCGAAGCGGTGCGTCGTCCCTGGTCACCGGGACCGGGATCGTGGCCGATCCCGCTCCCTGCGAGACGACGATCACGAGGGTCGGGTAGAGGAACGCGCCCTCCTGGATGGCACCTTTCGTCACGCCCTGGATCCGCTCGCGCGGCACGCGGTACGCGGTGAGGAGACGGCGCCCGCCGCGGACCACCCGGAATCCCGAAGGGTCGATGACGCCCGTCGGGCTCGCGGTCAGCAGCCCGCGGGGTGCGGCGCCGAGCCCGAGGAGCGGGATCGTGCGTGACAGGTACGCCGCCACACCGTTGAGCGCGTAGGAGCCGAAGGCCAGCGCCTGCGGCTCGTTCTCCTGTATTGCGCGCCGCTGAGCGCGCTGCAGTCGTTGCATGCGTCCGAGCACGATCCAGATGATCAGACCGGCGAGCGCCACTCCCGTCGCGAACACCAGCGAGGTCGCCACGGGCGGCTCGCCCTTGACCAGGGGGCGCACGAGTGTCCCCCAGACGAAGAACGCCGCCAGTGCCGCAGCTATCGCGAGCATCAGGCGGTTGGCGGGCGGGTTCTGGCGCACGGGGGCTCACTTTCCGGAAGCAGGGGGGACTGGGGCTGGGTGCCCTCACTCGCGGCGGGTCAGCCGCCCATCAGGAACGCGGCGGTGGGGAGCACCGACACGGCCCCCAGCACGACGCCGATGACGGGCCACGCGTACCCGCTGCGGTCGGTGCGAGCGAAGACGAGCCCGATGATGCCGAGGATGAGGGCGATGCCACCGAAGAGGAGCGCGAGCGGCAGGGTGACGAACAGCAGCCATCCGTAGTTCGGGTCCGCCGTTCCCGCGAGGACGAAGACGATCACCGTCGGCAGGATGCCCACGAGTGCCACGGCGGTCGCCGCCACCCCGCATCCGAAGGCGCGGCGACGGGGCAACGGGGAGATCTGGGTCACGGGGCGATCCTAGCCACCGCCCGGGCCTCGACGTCGCAGCACCACTGTGGCGGCGCAATCCTCTGGATCGCGCCGCCACCGTGGTCGCTGTCGTCGTTATTTCTGGATGAAGGCGAGGATGTCCGGGTTGATGACCTGAGCGTGCGTCGTCAGCATGCCGTGCGGGAAGCCCTCGTAGATCTTGAGCTCGGAGTTCTGGAGAAGCTCGTGCTGCTTGATGGCGGCGTCCTG includes:
- a CDS encoding SulP family inorganic anion transporter, producing the protein MTTVTPRRDAASRYRIEPTVLQALRNPRLLTREVLAGLVVAIALIPEAIAFSIIAGVDPRVGLFSSFIMAVAIAFLGGRPAMITAATGAIALVIAPVAREYGMDYFIATVLLGGLIQVVLAVLGVAKLMRFIPRSVMVGFVNALAILIFTSQLPQLFGDSIPWLVYPLVAVGLVIVFVMPRFTKVIPAPLVAIILLTAAVAVFGWKVPNVGDQGELPRSLPELFIPNVPLTVETLQIIAPYALAMAVVGLLESLMTAKLVDDITDTHSRKTREAWGQGAANILSGAFGGMGGCAMIGQTMINVKASGARTRISTFLAGVFLLILVLVLGDVVAIIPMAALVAVMILVSVATFDWHSIHPSTLRRMPKSETAVMLITVVATVWTHNLAIGVVLGVIAAMVMFTRRVAHFVSVTRTVDDAAAHYAVDGELFFASSNDLTTQFEYADDPDTIVIDMSRSHVWDASTVAALDAIVTKYEHHGKTVTIEGLNDTAAAFHGRLTGNLGSDH
- a CDS encoding GlxA family transcriptional regulator — its product is MRIAIYAFDGVTMFHLAVPQMVFDEVTRQGLDQWDPVLFSATGDAVVTAEGYGVAGLAGPSVAETADLVVVPSWHSDGRPADAEIVGLLQSSHRRGAAVAGLCLGAIPVADAGLLAGRAAVTHWQGFDLLASRHSDIRVDQTVLYIDHGDVLTSAGTASALDACLHVVRSRLGSAAANQVARHLVIAPHRDGGQAQYIERPLSRPDHEPIAAVLDWALRNLNEDLSVERLATQAHMSRRSFVRAFRVSTGATPAAWVRLRRLDEARRLLEVTDFSVDQIASECGFGSPTTFRQRFVDAYRVSPSQYRRRFGDPADSPGR
- a CDS encoding MerR family transcriptional regulator, whose protein sequence is MRIGEVTDRTSLSFRTLRHWDDVGLVQPSARTDGGFRLYTEKDVERILLIRRMKPLGYTLDEMRELLDVVDALTAAPGDHALRARLGDIREGAQLRRQKLTEQLNMADDFMQQLDRL
- a CDS encoding GNAT family acetyltransferase produces the protein MSGVSRNDGAVVATVGGADTNGIGQLRRSEIAAAVALWDACGLTRPWNDPIQDAERALAGPTSTILVARSEAGAVVATVMVGVDGHRGWVYYLAVSPDFQRQGWGRKLMNAAEAWLREQGAPKVQLMVRSSNAAVVGFYAALGYSDQETVVLGRFLDPERERMKQELSGPS
- a CDS encoding adenylyltransferase/cytidyltransferase family protein; this encodes MSDESTVQRRDYNPGPRVGITFSTFDLLHAGHIMMLAEAKRQCDYLIVGLQMDPTLDRPEKNAPTQTVVERYIQLRGCQYVDEIVPYSTEQDLEDILRSFKLDVRIVGDEYRDRDFTGRAYCETSGIDLYFNSRDHRFSSSGLRRIVAEKEAARTASL